In Scylla paramamosain isolate STU-SP2022 chromosome 1, ASM3559412v1, whole genome shotgun sequence, one DNA window encodes the following:
- the LOC135095423 gene encoding probable 4-coumarate--CoA ligase 3 — MKSVRSLVCGAAPVPQPSVKIIKEKTDKSLFFQEGYGMTEVLITHTTPCGSSNASLCCLPNVKCKVIDVETGKSLPANEKGEICLKSPSVMTGYLNNEAATRATIDEDGWVHSGDIGYYDDNESFNIVDRIKELIKVKAMQVAPSELEEVILQHPKVKEVGVTGVPHDRFGEAPRAYVVTSSPTSEKEIHEFLASHVASHKQLAGGVIFVSELPKTASGKILRRKLREL, encoded by the exons ATGAAGTCCGTGAGATCTTTAGTGTGCGGGGCGGCGCCCGTGCCCCAGCCATCCGTGAAGATCATCAAAGAAAAGACGGACAAATCGCTCTTCTTCCAGGAAG GTTATGGTATGACTGAGGTGCTCATCACTCACACAACCCCTTGCGGCTCCAGTAACGCTTCCCTATGTTGTCTTCCCAACGTCAAGTGCAAGGTTATTGATGTCGAGACGGGGAAGTCACTGCCAGCCAACGAAAAAGGAGAGATATGCTTAAAATCGCCTTCG GTGATGACGGGTTACTTGAACAACGAGGCTGCCACTCGAGCTACCATTGACGAGGACGGTTGGGTACACTCCGGGGACATCGGCTACTACGACGATAATGAGAGCTTCAACATCGTGGACCGTATCAAGGAGCTTATCAAGGTCAAGGCGATGCAG GTGGCGCCTTCTGAACTTGAGGAGGTGATTCTGCAACACCccaaggtgaaggaggtgggggTGACCGGAGTGCCTCACGACCGGTTCGGAGAAGCGCCGCGGGCATATGTGGTTACCTCGAGTCCCACCAGCGAGAAGGAGATACACGA GTTCCTGGCTTCGCATGTTGCTTCCCACAAGCAGCTGGCGGGCGGCGTGATCTTCGTCTCAGAACTACCCAAAACTGCCTCTGGAAAAATCCTTAGACGGAAACTGAGGGAACTGTAG